Below is a window of Acidobacteriota bacterium DNA.
CGATCGACGAGCAGAAACGGATAACGGTGAGGCAAGATCGCCTGGATCTGAGTTGTGTCCAGTAGTGTTTCCATGTATTACCAAATCGTGGCGATGCCTGAAGCCTGAATCTGCCGGTCACGAGTTAGAAGAGGTAGATTTAAGTGTTGCCCCACATCTCGCGCCGCGCCTGTGCTATGTCCTCCTCGGTGATGTCCACGCCGAGATCGGCCCAGAGGCCTTTGACGCTGCGTCGCGGTTGTTTGTGTACGGTCGTTTCCTCGAAACCCTCAACGAAATCCAGAACCTTCTGCTGCTTCTCGGGAGGTACCGCTCGTAGCTTTTCAACAACAGTTTGTTCAATCGATTCGGTACTCATATCTCGCTATCCTCACCGCTTCCCCCTCGCGAAGTAACAATGCTTGGGCGTGGCCCTTGGACGAGACTCAGCGTTGATGACCGCACGACTCATTTCCCACGGACAAAACCTTCACTCTCGCTAGTAGTGATACTGGTTCTTTCACTGGCTTCTCCTCCATCTGATTCGACGCTACTCGGCATCGCGTGCCGAGTTCGGCGTTAAGGCCGCAACGGTCTTTTCCAGTTGCCTCAATCGCTCGGCTATTTCAGGAAGCTTCGAGTATAGCACCTGCGAACGCCGCCACGCATTGTAGTCCTGAATGGGTGTTCCGGCCACAAACCCACCAGCACGGACGTCTTTGGTCACGCCCGCCTGTCCGGTGATCGTAGCCCCGTCGCCTATCGTGATGTGCTGATTGGTTCCCACTTGACCGGCGATCACGCATCGCCGGCCGATACGAGTGCCGCCCGAAAAACCTGTCAGCGCCGCAACGACTGTGTCCTCACCTATATCGCAGTTGTGGCCGACCTGAATCAGATTGTCGAGCTTCACTCCACGCCGCAACACGGTGTCGCCGAAGCCGCCTCGGTCGATCGCGCAGTTGGCTCCGATCTCGCAATCGTCCTCGATGCGCACACGTCCAAGCTGAAGCAGCTTCACCTGGCCCCCGTCTTCGTCCGGAACGAAGCCAAAGCCATCCGCCCCAATC
It encodes the following:
- the lpxD gene encoding UDP-3-O-(3-hydroxymyristoyl)glucosamine N-acyltransferase, with the protein product MLKLAELAQLVGAELIGEPDADISRARPFDLASEGDVTLAASPAYAARITESRATAVIVSAPIAGSPRNLLVAANPKLAFARAIEALHKTEYKAVGVSAGVIVGQGTVLGKDLSIHPRVTIGKDAVIGDRVTLDPGVVIGDRCRIGDDSVIHANVSIYHDCEIGRRVIIHAGSVIGADGFGFVPDEDGGQVKLLQLGRVRIEDDCEIGANCAIDRGGFGDTVLRRGVKLDNLIQVGHNCDIGEDTVVAALTGFSGGTRIGRRCVIAGQVGTNQHITIGDGATITGQAGVTKDVRAGGFVAGTPIQDYNAWRRSQVLYSKLPEIAERLRQLEKTVAALTPNSARDAE